One Chiloscyllium plagiosum isolate BGI_BamShark_2017 chromosome 14, ASM401019v2, whole genome shotgun sequence genomic region harbors:
- the sparc gene encoding SPARC, with the protein MRAWIVLLLCLAGKALAAPEGLVAEVEVVEETEEALPVGANPVQIDTGDFEDSEDDTKKEIEVENPCENFHCKRGKVCEADENNEPMCVCQDPSTCPPSSVEFEKVCGTDNKTYDSACQLFATKCTLEGTKKGHKLHLDYIGPCKFIQECIDSELAEFPLRMRDWLKNVLVTLYERDNEETNLLTEKQKMKVKKMYENEKRLQAGEHSLDLLAHDFEKNYNMFIFPVHWQFGQLDQHPADKYLSHSELAPLRAPLVPMEHCTTLFFQKCDADNDKYIALEEWATCFGIKEEDIDGNLLI; encoded by the exons ATGAGGGCTTGGATCGTTCTTCTCTTATGCCTTGCAGGCAAGGCATTGGCTGCTCCT GAAGGCCTTGTGGCTGAAGTGGAAGTTGTTGAGGAAACAGAAGAG GCATTGCCAGTTGGAGCAAACCCAGTCCAGATTGATACAGGAGATTTTGAAGATTCTGAAGATGATAccaagaaggaaattgaagttgaGA ACCCCTGTGAAAACTTCCACTGCAAACGAGGAAAAGTCTGTGAGGCTGACGAGAACAATGAGCCCATGTGTGTCTGCCAGGATCCATCAACGTGCCCACCCAGCTCAGTTGAATTTGAAAAG GTCTGTGGCACTGACAACAAGACCTATGACAGTGCCTGCCAGCTCTTTGCCACTAAGTGCACATTGGAGGGAACAAAGAAGGGCCACAAGCTCCACTTGGACTACATTGGACCATGCAAAT tcATCCAGGAATGCATTGATAGTGAGTTGGCTGAGTTTCCTCTGCGTATGCGTGACTGGCTGAAGAATGTTCTGGTGACCCTTTATGAGCGTGATAATGAGGAAACCAACCTCCTCACTGAAAAGCAGAAGATGAAG GTGAAGAAGATGTATGAAAATGAAAAGCGTCTGCAGGCTGGAGAACATTCCTTGGACCTTCTGGCTCATGACTTTGAGAAGAACTACAACATGTTCATTTTCCCTGTTCACTGGCAATTCGGCCAACTTGATCAACACCCAGCCGATAA ATACCTTTCACATTCTGAGCTGGCTCCCCTGCGTGCTCCCCTTGTTCCAATGGAGCACTGCACCACTCTCTTCTTCCAGAAATGTGATGCAGACAATGACAAATACATCGCCCTTGAAGAGTGGGCCACATGTTTTGGTATCAAAGAGG AGGATATTGACGGCAACCTTCTGATATAA